The following coding sequences lie in one Bacteroides helcogenes P 36-108 genomic window:
- a CDS encoding glycosyltransferase family 4 protein encodes MKRIGFYFESYYVGGLDTFVTQLINHWPADYEVTLLCNRSHSGADLFAKNICRSHAEVELYDMCLQYDVANRLCGNKKSVLYKIIYVFSLLILIPYYILRGYHKLHLERFDELFVINGGYPAALSCRCIPISWHLYTRKKCILNFHNFCVLSNFLLRPISALIDRWLVRSTSYFISVSKICSESIRLRKPFRKLTNIRYIYNGISNDIVTPSFDLKRELGIDADSKIVMMLATYEERKGHKFILSVVKRVLEENENVHLVFCGYGSEAEMAGIKNYACDLGMADNVSVLGFKTNAMEYLAQTDLLLIGSQLFESFGLTAIEAMKYRKVVLSTNVGGLKEVIADGEGGYLFDCNDVEGMAARIVYLLDAGNVAELQRQGELGHQRYLNNFTIEKMVNGYVEYCKKLS; translated from the coding sequence ATGAAAAGAATAGGTTTCTATTTTGAAAGCTACTATGTAGGGGGGCTTGATACGTTTGTTACCCAACTTATCAATCATTGGCCGGCAGATTATGAAGTAACATTGCTTTGCAATAGGTCGCACTCAGGGGCAGACTTGTTCGCCAAGAATATTTGTCGCTCTCATGCCGAGGTGGAGCTTTATGATATGTGTCTGCAATATGATGTAGCCAATCGCCTTTGTGGAAACAAAAAGTCGGTATTGTATAAAATAATCTATGTATTCTCTCTCCTGATTTTGATACCCTACTACATATTAAGAGGGTATCACAAGCTGCATTTAGAACGTTTTGATGAACTTTTTGTAATCAATGGCGGATATCCGGCTGCCTTGTCGTGTAGATGTATTCCTATATCCTGGCATTTATATACAAGAAAGAAGTGTATCTTGAATTTTCACAACTTCTGCGTGCTGTCCAACTTTTTACTTCGCCCGATTTCTGCCTTGATAGACCGTTGGCTTGTCCGCTCCACTTCTTATTTCATTTCTGTCTCAAAAATTTGTTCTGAGTCTATAAGGCTTAGAAAGCCATTCAGAAAGTTGACGAATATCCGCTATATTTACAATGGCATAAGCAACGATATTGTAACTCCCTCATTTGACCTTAAAAGAGAATTGGGCATAGATGCAGACTCTAAAATAGTAATGATGCTTGCCACTTACGAAGAACGCAAGGGACATAAATTCATTCTGTCAGTAGTAAAAAGGGTGTTGGAGGAGAACGAAAATGTTCATTTGGTTTTTTGCGGATATGGTTCGGAGGCGGAAATGGCCGGAATAAAGAACTATGCCTGTGATTTGGGAATGGCTGACAACGTTTCTGTTCTTGGGTTTAAAACCAATGCTATGGAATATTTGGCCCAAACAGATTTATTGCTTATCGGTTCTCAATTGTTTGAATCGTTTGGACTTACTGCGATAGAAGCCATGAAGTATCGGAAAGTAGTTCTTAGTACCAACGTAGGCGGACTGAAAGAAGTGATAGCCGATGGTGAGGGAGGATACTTATTCGATTGCAATGACGTGGAAGGTATGGCAGCAAGAATTGTTTATTTGCTTGATGCTGGAAATGTCGCGGAATTGCAAAGACAAGGTGAATTGGGTCATCAGAGATATTTGAATAATTTTACCATAGAGAAGATGGTGAATGGTTATGTGGAATACTGCAAAAAGCTGTCATGA
- a CDS encoding lipopolysaccharide biosynthesis protein, with protein sequence MMQSVSYRKNYLLTYFWQLLSILLGFLSLFVVVPYLSEDKMLYGIYSVCTSLTIFFSYADLGFISAGVKYAAEYFIQGDKEKEVRMIGFVAFMMMVIFLVVSVIIIVCAVYPRLLIPELQEGSAQFFLARWLLATLAMSCPIIIGQRVLSMIFTIRVEDYKLQRLSILGSLLKIISVFYFFRAGHYQLLEYYVFFQLVNLLVVTGAFLYVRKYGYKSGKMFSVIRFDKQIFDKVKKLSGTSLIMVIAMILYYELDQIVIANFVGIEMVAIYAIALSIMSFVRTFMSLLYSPYSSRYNHYHGAGDMEGLQRFVNKIVVGLSPMVCCPIIVLSCLSAPFVESWVGDAYTKSALLVTFMVISFIPNFLGTPVSAYFMAKEENLHLIRLNVLNVLIYWAGIVVTVHWMGIYSFAIFKSVAPVMVAVGYWVIVKRDFAKTGVPFVSLVELLKALLLPVVAALALCGIAGRFMIYEHSKWALLNNLLLMGCCLVLSLAAALFTNTQMRHTVCSLVKR encoded by the coding sequence ATGATGCAATCGGTCTCTTATCGTAAGAATTATCTGCTGACTTATTTCTGGCAGTTGCTGTCTATTCTGCTGGGCTTTTTGTCTTTGTTTGTGGTTGTGCCTTATTTGTCGGAAGACAAGATGCTGTATGGAATATATAGCGTGTGTACTTCTCTGACCATTTTCTTTTCTTATGCCGATTTAGGCTTTATATCGGCAGGCGTGAAATATGCCGCCGAGTATTTCATTCAAGGAGACAAGGAGAAGGAAGTAAGAATGATAGGTTTCGTGGCTTTTATGATGATGGTGATATTTTTGGTAGTATCAGTCATCATCATTGTATGTGCGGTTTATCCCAGACTTCTGATTCCTGAATTGCAAGAAGGAAGTGCCCAATTCTTCTTGGCTCGATGGCTGTTGGCTACTTTGGCGATGTCTTGTCCTATTATAATAGGGCAGAGGGTGCTCTCCATGATATTCACTATCAGAGTGGAAGACTACAAATTGCAGCGGTTGTCTATCTTGGGGAGTTTGCTGAAGATTATTTCTGTCTTCTATTTTTTCAGAGCAGGGCATTACCAACTGTTGGAGTATTATGTATTTTTTCAGTTGGTAAATCTGTTGGTGGTAACCGGGGCATTTTTATATGTACGCAAGTATGGATATAAGTCCGGAAAAATGTTTTCGGTCATCCGCTTTGACAAACAGATTTTCGACAAAGTAAAAAAACTGAGTGGCACTTCGCTGATTATGGTGATAGCCATGATTCTTTATTATGAACTGGACCAGATAGTGATAGCCAATTTTGTAGGAATAGAAATGGTGGCAATTTATGCCATAGCACTTTCTATCATGTCATTTGTACGTACATTTATGTCATTGCTCTATTCTCCCTATTCGTCAAGATACAATCATTATCACGGTGCGGGCGATATGGAAGGGTTACAAAGGTTTGTAAACAAAATAGTGGTGGGACTGTCACCTATGGTATGTTGTCCCATTATTGTTCTCTCTTGCCTGTCTGCTCCATTTGTAGAAAGCTGGGTGGGCGATGCCTATACGAAGTCGGCATTGCTGGTGACGTTTATGGTGATTAGCTTTATTCCCAACTTTTTGGGAACCCCGGTATCCGCCTATTTTATGGCAAAAGAAGAGAACTTGCATCTTATCAGGCTGAATGTGCTGAATGTTCTTATCTATTGGGCGGGCATTGTGGTCACGGTGCATTGGATGGGCATTTATTCTTTTGCAATCTTTAAATCGGTAGCTCCGGTTATGGTGGCTGTGGGCTATTGGGTGATTGTAAAAAGAGACTTCGCAAAGACCGGAGTGCCTTTCGTCTCTTTGGTAGAATTGCTGAAGGCTCTTCTGCTTCCTGTTGTGGCAGCATTGGCACTGTGTGGCATAGCAGGACGCTTTATGATTTATGAACATTCCAAATGGGCTTTGCTCAACAACCTGTTGCTCATGGGATGCTGCTTGGTACTCTCTTTGGCGGCAGCGCTGTTTACCAACACACAAATGCGCCACACTGTGTGCAGTCTTGTAAAAAGATAG
- the rfbF gene encoding glucose-1-phosphate cytidylyltransferase has protein sequence MKVVILAGGFGTRISEESVYKPKPMIEIGGMPILWHLMKVYAHYGFNEFIICAGYKQHVIKEWFSDYFLHTSDITFDFTNGNEIIVHHKHIEPWKVTVIDTGLETMTGGRIKRIKDYVGQETFMLNYGDAVGDVNIADLLEYHRLHGKLATVSVYNFGQNKGVLDIKEGTVRAFREKSDLDGNLINIGFFVLQPEVFSYIESDATVFEQEPLKKLVGEGQLKAYVHHGFWQCMDTLREKQHLEKLWNTDSAPWKVW, from the coding sequence ATGAAAGTTGTGATTTTAGCCGGAGGTTTCGGTACCCGAATCTCCGAAGAATCAGTGTATAAACCCAAACCAATGATAGAAATTGGCGGGATGCCCATATTGTGGCATCTTATGAAAGTGTATGCACACTATGGTTTCAATGAGTTTATCATTTGCGCCGGATACAAGCAGCACGTCATAAAGGAATGGTTCTCAGACTATTTTCTGCACACGTCCGACATTACTTTCGACTTTACCAATGGCAATGAAATTATTGTTCACCACAAGCACATTGAACCCTGGAAGGTGACGGTGATAGATACCGGATTGGAGACCATGACGGGAGGGCGTATCAAGCGGATTAAAGACTATGTAGGTCAAGAAACCTTTATGCTGAACTATGGCGATGCAGTGGGTGATGTGAATATAGCGGACTTACTGGAATATCACAGGCTGCATGGAAAACTGGCTACTGTATCTGTCTATAATTTTGGTCAGAACAAGGGCGTACTCGATATTAAGGAGGGTACGGTGAGGGCTTTTCGTGAGAAGTCCGATTTGGACGGTAATTTAATTAACATAGGTTTCTTCGTTTTGCAGCCGGAGGTATTCAGTTATATTGAAAGTGATGCTACTGTATTTGAGCAGGAACCCTTGAAAAAACTGGTGGGAGAGGGACAACTGAAGGCCTATGTGCATCATGGCTTTTGGCAGTGTATGGACACTCTGCGTGAGAAACAGCATTTGGAAAAATTGTGGAACACGGATAGTGCTCCCTGGAAAGTTTGGTAA
- the rfbG gene encoding CDP-glucose 4,6-dehydratase, which produces MAFNNVYNGKKVLVTGNTGFKGSWLSTWLLMLGADVYGYSKDVPTVPSMFETVGLPHKVHHHFGDIRNREEMNDYIQEVRPDFIFHLAAQAIVSTSYKEPFDTVTTNVVGTASVLEAIRNITWNCTCVLITSDKAYDNVEWIWGYRETDAVGGKDVYSGSKGAAELTIKCYWKSFIQNMPHIKLGVARAGNVIGGGDWAKDRIIVDCVKAFSENEVVEIRCPKATRPWQHVLEPLSGYLNLGQYLHEEKVKNGEPFNFGPRAEQTKTVFELVQDLAALWGLNRDDAAKLTGNVPFKEATLLKLNCDKALAYLNWHSTLHYEECVRYIADWYKAFYIHHDDDMYALTVSQIEAYVQAAKKQQLNWAE; this is translated from the coding sequence ATGGCATTTAATAATGTATATAACGGGAAAAAAGTCCTGGTAACAGGCAATACCGGATTTAAGGGGAGTTGGCTGTCCACTTGGTTGTTGATGTTGGGAGCGGATGTGTATGGGTATTCCAAAGATGTGCCTACTGTTCCTTCCATGTTTGAGACTGTTGGTTTGCCTCATAAAGTGCATCATCATTTTGGTGACATCCGAAACCGTGAAGAGATGAATGACTATATTCAGGAAGTGAGACCTGATTTCATCTTTCATCTGGCTGCACAAGCCATTGTGTCCACTTCTTATAAAGAGCCGTTTGACACAGTCACAACCAACGTGGTTGGCACAGCTTCGGTACTTGAAGCTATTCGTAACATTACTTGGAATTGCACTTGTGTATTGATAACCAGCGATAAAGCATACGATAATGTGGAATGGATTTGGGGGTATCGTGAGACGGATGCTGTGGGAGGTAAAGATGTCTATTCCGGTTCGAAAGGAGCAGCCGAACTTACTATCAAGTGTTATTGGAAATCTTTTATCCAGAATATGCCCCATATCAAGTTGGGCGTGGCACGTGCCGGAAACGTGATAGGTGGCGGCGATTGGGCGAAAGACCGGATTATAGTGGATTGTGTGAAAGCTTTTTCTGAAAATGAGGTGGTTGAAATCAGATGCCCTAAAGCTACCCGTCCCTGGCAACATGTGTTGGAACCATTGAGCGGTTATCTTAATTTGGGCCAATATCTTCATGAAGAAAAGGTAAAGAATGGTGAACCTTTCAATTTTGGTCCCCGTGCCGAACAAACCAAAACTGTGTTTGAACTGGTTCAGGACTTAGCTGCTCTTTGGGGATTGAATCGTGATGATGCAGCCAAGCTTACGGGAAATGTCCCGTTTAAAGAAGCTACCTTGCTGAAGCTTAACTGTGACAAAGCTCTTGCATATCTCAACTGGCACTCTACGTTGCACTATGAAGAGTGTGTACGATATATTGCCGACTGGTACAAAGCATTCTATATCCATCATGATGATGACATGTATGCTTTGACGGTATCTCAAATTGAAGCATATGTTCAAGCGGCAAAAAAGCAACAACTTAATTGGGCGGAGTGA
- a CDS encoding NAD-dependent epimerase/dehydratase family protein yields MKIALTGITGFVGQNLMPMLVRKCSDIEILTLNVDVVEAERLYPVSDYPQCTHIRTTELDKLVEFNPEITIHLATVTTARNDTEIIKPMIAANIEFGTLLLDALSRCSCMRLFVNTGSFAEYRLGPGNFESAYLYTASKTAFRAFVDYYSKLAGFRYITVVPYSVYGGRMTMKRIMDYIRESMDSKIPVDMTAGEQVLDFIHVDDIAGFFTYVVNHRQKFYTLEKNGEEFHLGTGRGTSIREVAAMMEEIVGKKCNINWGGRPYRNRDTMYAVAPIAKNLLLVGWKAKIEIREGIGLMMKE; encoded by the coding sequence ATGAAAATCGCATTGACGGGTATAACGGGTTTTGTAGGTCAGAATCTTATGCCCATGCTTGTTCGGAAATGTTCCGATATAGAAATACTTACATTGAATGTGGATGTAGTAGAAGCGGAACGTCTTTATCCGGTATCGGATTATCCGCAGTGCACTCATATCCGTACTACCGAATTGGATAAGCTTGTGGAATTTAATCCGGAGATTACTATTCATTTGGCAACGGTGACAACCGCCCGTAATGATACTGAAATCATAAAGCCTATGATTGCTGCCAATATAGAATTTGGAACACTGCTACTTGATGCTTTGTCCAGATGCAGTTGCATGAGGCTGTTTGTCAATACCGGTTCGTTCGCTGAATACCGTTTGGGTCCCGGAAATTTTGAAAGCGCATACTTATATACAGCTTCAAAAACGGCTTTCCGGGCATTTGTGGATTATTATTCCAAATTGGCTGGATTCCGTTATATCACTGTTGTACCTTATTCGGTTTATGGGGGCAGGATGACCATGAAACGTATCATGGACTATATCCGTGAATCGATGGACAGTAAAATTCCGGTGGATATGACCGCAGGAGAGCAAGTGCTTGATTTTATTCATGTGGACGACATTGCCGGTTTCTTTACTTATGTGGTTAATCACAGGCAAAAATTCTACACACTGGAAAAGAATGGGGAGGAATTCCATTTAGGCACAGGACGTGGAACGAGTATTCGTGAAGTAGCTGCTATGATGGAGGAAATAGTTGGCAAGAAGTGCAATATCAATTGGGGCGGGAGACCATATAGAAACAGGGACACGATGTATGCGGTAGCGCCGATTGCTAAAAATCTGTTGTTGGTAGGGTGGAAGGCAAAAATTGAAATAAGAGAAGGTATTGGTTTAATGATGAAAGAATAA
- a CDS encoding glycosyltransferase family 2 protein codes for MMKFSVVIPTYNRADFIKRCIDSVLEQTFQDFEIVVVDNFSDDNTLEIIESYNDARIHVFQIHNNGIIAASRNKGIREAQGEWICFLDSDDWWRKEKLEKVYGYICCNDCALIYHKLRTFTSRGATKHLMGKVHKGGNSFYNVLTLGNPICTSSVSVKKEVLVSVEYQSETPELVGVEDVDCWLKILYNDIKTDFLDEDLGYYWIGDNLSASVKQTIQLSHLYEKHIKEMPPIIRPVALCYLKYQQGSIYQSLGLHSQACLLFKDSIQKARFSVKAKAFCKLIVSAIKRI; via the coding sequence ATGATGAAATTCTCGGTAGTAATACCTACTTATAACCGTGCGGATTTTATAAAACGGTGTATTGATTCTGTTTTAGAGCAAACATTCCAAGACTTTGAGATTGTGGTTGTTGACAACTTTTCAGACGATAACACACTTGAAATCATCGAAAGCTATAATGATGCCCGTATTCATGTTTTTCAGATTCATAATAATGGAATAATTGCGGCTTCAAGGAACAAAGGGATACGGGAAGCGCAGGGAGAATGGATTTGCTTTTTGGATTCTGACGATTGGTGGAGAAAAGAAAAATTAGAAAAAGTATACGGGTACATTTGTTGTAATGATTGTGCGCTTATTTATCACAAACTTAGAACGTTTACATCAAGAGGAGCGACAAAGCACCTGATGGGTAAAGTGCATAAAGGAGGAAATTCATTTTACAATGTCTTAACTTTAGGAAATCCCATATGTACTTCGTCTGTCTCTGTAAAAAAAGAGGTGCTTGTGTCTGTGGAATATCAGTCTGAAACACCCGAGCTTGTAGGGGTTGAGGATGTGGATTGTTGGCTCAAAATATTATATAATGACATTAAAACAGATTTTTTAGATGAAGATTTGGGCTATTATTGGATAGGAGATAATTTGTCCGCATCGGTCAAACAAACAATTCAGCTTTCTCATTTATATGAGAAGCATATAAAAGAAATGCCTCCGATAATCCGTCCTGTAGCCTTATGTTATTTGAAATATCAGCAAGGCTCTATTTATCAGAGTTTGGGCTTACATTCACAAGCATGCTTATTATTTAAGGATTCTATTCAGAAAGCAAGATTTAGTGTAAAGGCGAAAGCTTTTTGTAAATTGATAGTTTCTGCTATAAAACGTATCTAA
- a CDS encoding acyltransferase family protein: MGLAIIFIMFYHSERLPVIGKVQDFGDIGVDIFLFLGAYTCTASYLKFVGAQGMRGIWAYLWRRIRRIVPPYIILWGLVFAISAVMEHETVASFLKNWLLWDSWFHNGRFLWYIPSVLTMYAVLPCYVQACRKWRTMYWMPVALILCNVYMGIIGFEPVPQMTLTRLPIFLLGINLYLAKDSSVPQSGVVVFAILIVLIIGFYLLTKTVLPEYSNLEIKRTCYIPFVLFLVYGWHYKSAFLYSLGILTLEIYLIHEYLVYEPLCEQIGLNPCLSTLVAMPLAVCAAWAYNKLLKYLIYKK, encoded by the coding sequence ATGGGATTGGCAATTATATTCATTATGTTCTATCATTCTGAGAGATTGCCGGTTATTGGAAAGGTTCAGGATTTTGGAGATATAGGTGTTGATATTTTCCTCTTTTTAGGTGCATATACTTGTACGGCTTCCTATTTGAAATTTGTAGGAGCGCAAGGCATGAGGGGAATCTGGGCATATCTGTGGAGAAGAATACGGAGGATAGTTCCTCCGTATATAATCTTGTGGGGATTGGTATTTGCCATTTCTGCGGTAATGGAACATGAAACAGTGGCTTCGTTCTTAAAAAACTGGCTTCTTTGGGATAGCTGGTTTCACAATGGCAGATTCTTGTGGTATATACCTTCTGTTTTGACAATGTACGCTGTTTTGCCTTGTTATGTGCAAGCTTGCAGGAAATGGCGGACGATGTATTGGATGCCTGTGGCATTGATACTTTGTAATGTTTATATGGGAATTATAGGTTTTGAACCTGTGCCTCAAATGACCTTAACCAGACTGCCTATATTTTTATTGGGTATCAATCTCTATTTGGCAAAAGATAGTAGTGTTCCACAAAGTGGGGTTGTAGTGTTTGCCATTTTGATTGTTCTTATAATAGGGTTCTACCTCCTAACCAAAACTGTGCTTCCGGAATATAGTAACTTGGAGATTAAGAGAACTTGCTACATTCCGTTTGTGCTCTTCTTGGTGTATGGGTGGCATTACAAGAGTGCTTTTCTATATTCTCTGGGAATACTCACTTTAGAGATTTATCTGATTCACGAATACTTGGTGTACGAACCTCTGTGTGAACAGATTGGATTAAATCCCTGTTTGTCGACTCTTGTGGCAATGCCTTTGGCGGTTTGTGCTGCATGGGCGTATAACAAGCTATTGAAATATTTAATCTACAAAAAGTAA
- a CDS encoding acyltransferase family protein, whose translation MGSMCVPLYFVISGFLFFYNGQVLTKEWYLNKIKSRSFSLLMPYLLWCTIALIVFSINHSVSVIDMIKGYTIGVSFPNMNGGATSVWDGPLWFVRNLFVLMLISPAIHVFLHYKKFSAAVLGLMFVAWLGMVSPMEHGVFISLLFFSIGGWLGLRQQHITVKWKWRYPALYSMFVILWCISPIGYQDYILQFVKVSGMWLVLALACQFVAGKECVKDYGALSFFIFACHDILLPFVKGVVTFCYETLQIQGNASAYFCVVIMDFAFCVVIYKLINILMPKLSKPLTGSRG comes from the coding sequence ATGGGTAGTATGTGCGTGCCACTTTATTTTGTAATATCCGGTTTCTTGTTTTTCTATAACGGTCAGGTACTTACCAAAGAATGGTATCTGAATAAAATAAAGTCGCGTAGCTTCTCGCTGTTGATGCCCTATCTGTTGTGGTGCACTATTGCTTTGATTGTTTTCTCCATAAATCACAGCGTGAGTGTCATTGATATGATTAAGGGATATACTATTGGAGTTTCATTTCCTAATATGAATGGTGGGGCTACATCTGTTTGGGATGGTCCCTTGTGGTTTGTTCGAAATCTTTTCGTCCTGATGCTTATATCGCCTGCTATCCATGTGTTTTTGCATTACAAAAAGTTTTCTGCAGCTGTACTGGGACTCATGTTCGTAGCATGGCTGGGCATGGTATCGCCAATGGAGCACGGTGTATTTATTTCCTTGCTGTTCTTTTCTATTGGAGGTTGGCTGGGTTTACGGCAGCAGCATATCACCGTAAAGTGGAAATGGCGTTATCCTGCCTTGTATTCAATGTTTGTCATACTGTGGTGTATATCCCCCATTGGTTATCAGGATTATATCTTGCAGTTTGTTAAGGTAAGTGGAATGTGGTTAGTGCTTGCTTTGGCTTGTCAGTTTGTAGCGGGGAAAGAGTGTGTCAAGGACTATGGGGCTTTAAGTTTCTTCATTTTTGCCTGCCATGATATTCTTCTTCCTTTTGTAAAGGGAGTTGTCACATTCTGCTACGAGACGTTGCAAATTCAGGGAAATGCCTCTGCTTATTTTTGTGTGGTTATAATGGATTTTGCTTTTTGTGTAGTGATATATAAACTTATTAATATTTTGATGCCGAAACTTTCTAAACCATTGACGGGGAGTAGAGGCTGA
- a CDS encoding glycosyltransferase family 4 protein has product MDSMSEGNKLLVYNPNLNYRGYKGEKKNAKWTVAFVGSLIEIKGVIYLIEAAKRLPDVAFLIYGKGPLEADLKRSAPTNVIFKGFCNDVIIQLYDCVDIVVVPTIIEEALPLAAVDAKSVGLPVIVTNIGGQSEIVREGIDGIKVPVKNPTAIAQAIRDITSSCDRYNEMAYKSYESSNMFDLTEFERILTTTFENDWLWRR; this is encoded by the coding sequence ATGGATAGTATGTCTGAAGGAAATAAATTGTTAGTCTATAATCCTAACCTGAATTACAGAGGATATAAAGGAGAGAAGAAAAACGCGAAGTGGACAGTAGCTTTCGTAGGCTCCTTGATTGAGATTAAGGGGGTGATTTATCTTATCGAAGCTGCTAAGAGGCTTCCGGATGTTGCTTTTTTGATTTATGGAAAAGGTCCTCTTGAGGCTGATTTGAAACGCTCGGCTCCAACCAATGTCATCTTCAAGGGCTTTTGCAATGATGTGATAATTCAGTTATACGACTGTGTGGATATAGTCGTTGTGCCAACTATCATAGAAGAGGCACTTCCCTTAGCTGCTGTGGATGCCAAAAGCGTAGGGCTTCCAGTGATAGTGACCAATATAGGTGGTCAATCGGAAATAGTGAGAGAGGGGATAGATGGCATAAAAGTTCCCGTAAAAAATCCAACAGCTATTGCTCAGGCTATTAGGGACATCACTTCATCGTGTGATAGATATAACGAAATGGCCTATAAGTCATACGAGTCAAGCAATATGTTTGATTTGACAGAGTTTGAAAGGATACTAACAACAACATTTGAGAACGATTGGTTATGGCGAAGATAA
- a CDS encoding glycosyltransferase: MAKITHIFKTFYPDEPDGGIQEVIHQLGLISMKHGYEVEVISLSKKPGSCDYDGIKCISYKTDIRLSSMPMSVGLMKNFSKIIENTDIIHLHYPYPFAELLTLFHKTSKPIVITFHAPIEGRGVLMNGYAPFVKRLFKKANVIVPTSPNLASTETILNVCKDKIHPIGLWVSDERFNEHPVEEEFARQVDEYGQFALFVGVLRTYKGLHYLLDAAKKVDRNILIAGRGPLFKELNRRIKDENISNVHLLGYQSNEHVAYLFKKCSFVVLPSITRGECFGVVLLEACHYGKAMISTELGTGTSWVNTNETGFVIAPRDADALAEKMNYLFDNSEQSRIFGAHAQERANELFSANSCGGAYLEIYDKLLASKNVV, from the coding sequence ATGGCGAAGATAACTCATATATTTAAAACATTCTATCCGGATGAACCGGATGGCGGTATCCAAGAAGTGATTCATCAACTTGGTCTGATATCGATGAAGCATGGATATGAAGTGGAAGTAATATCCCTTTCAAAAAAGCCGGGAAGCTGTGACTATGATGGAATAAAGTGCATTTCTTATAAGACGGACATCCGTCTTTCTTCAATGCCTATGAGTGTTGGTCTGATGAAGAATTTTTCAAAGATAATAGAGAACACAGATATTATACATCTGCATTATCCTTATCCTTTTGCGGAACTTCTTACACTTTTTCATAAAACGAGTAAGCCTATCGTGATAACTTTTCATGCGCCCATAGAAGGGCGGGGAGTACTGATGAATGGCTATGCACCCTTTGTGAAAAGGCTATTTAAAAAAGCGAATGTTATTGTTCCTACCAGTCCTAATCTTGCTTCGACCGAGACTATCTTAAATGTCTGTAAGGATAAAATTCATCCGATAGGGTTGTGGGTTTCAGACGAGAGATTTAATGAGCATCCGGTTGAAGAAGAGTTTGCCCGGCAAGTGGATGAATATGGGCAGTTTGCCTTGTTCGTGGGAGTGCTGCGTACATACAAAGGGTTGCATTATTTGCTTGATGCAGCTAAAAAGGTGGATAGGAATATCCTGATAGCAGGTCGTGGCCCTCTTTTTAAGGAACTTAATCGGAGAATTAAAGATGAGAACATCAGTAATGTTCATTTGTTGGGCTATCAATCTAATGAGCATGTTGCGTATTTATTCAAGAAATGTTCGTTCGTCGTGCTGCCTTCCATTACTCGTGGCGAGTGCTTTGGAGTGGTTCTTTTGGAAGCGTGCCATTATGGGAAAGCGATGATTTCAACTGAGCTGGGGACAGGAACCAGTTGGGTAAATACAAACGAGACTGGGTTTGTTATCGCACCGCGAGATGCTGATGCCTTAGCTGAAAAAATGAATTATCTGTTTGATAATTCGGAACAAAGCAGAATATTTGGGGCACATGCGCAGGAACGTGCCAATGAACTGTTCAGCGCAAATTCTTGCGGAGGAGCTTATCTGGAAATCTATGATAAGCTATTAGCATCCAAAAATGTTGTATAA
- a CDS encoding IS66 family insertion sequence element accessory protein TnpB: MMIDLRMGNGVHIIVTQPKLLWSEKAGEEVGGLMLSATGMDRFYYLRNFHDFHCKNSRALSIIHRQLNRVSEKDEVFIVISKGRRKVRLFVYDNRSFSLYEQYFMPGYRFMRVSHDDDEEVYSITWKDVALLLQNPVAKSLDIK; the protein is encoded by the coding sequence ATGATGATAGATCTCCGTATGGGCAATGGGGTTCACATAATAGTAACGCAACCTAAGCTACTATGGTCTGAGAAAGCAGGTGAAGAAGTTGGAGGTCTTATGCTGAGCGCTACGGGAATGGATCGTTTTTATTACTTGAGGAACTTCCACGACTTCCATTGCAAGAACAGCCGGGCACTTTCCATCATCCATCGGCAATTGAACCGGGTATCGGAAAAGGATGAGGTGTTCATCGTTATATCGAAAGGCCGTCGTAAAGTTCGTCTGTTCGTCTATGATAACCGTTCTTTCAGTCTTTACGAGCAGTACTTCATGCCCGGGTATAGGTTTATGCGGGTAAGCCATGATGATGATGAGGAGGTATACAGCATAACATGGAAAGATGTGGCTTTATTGTTACAGAATCCTGTTGCCAAATCTTTGGATATCAAATAA